The genomic window ATGCAACACGGTCATCTATTAGCTACTGCTTACTAGCAATGGCATGCTTTGAGGAACCTAAAATGCTACACTGTTGTGTGATAATCTCAAAACCACGGTATTCACAATAACAAGTAGATACTacttttgtcccaaaatatagcaacttttggctacgaatctggacagatagTTATCCAGATTCTTAGCTTAAAATGGACAGAGAGGGTAACTTCTTATAAATGGTATTTATCATAAATAGCACTATAGCAGCCTAAGCCTAATGAAGAGGAAACTTAAGAACCTAAAATCACTTccgaattgttttttttaattaacgcAAATAAGCAACACTTGGTTGAGTATTCTGGTACAGAAGGAAGACTACTTTCCAGTTTGGTTTATCAAATTATGATGGCTGTTACTCATGCagtaagttaaaaaaaaagctaacaaTTCTGGGGAAACATTGAAACAATTTTCTGTATTATTGGAGCAGCACAACGTATTTACAGCAGTTCTAAATTCTAGCAATTGTTCTTACCGTTCAATTACCAATCATGACAGCTACGCACTAAAAAGTTTTGAGATCAAAGAGGTATGACACTCTCGAAGCATCCCAATGAGCAGTTAGAGAGTGAAGTTTCTCAATTCCACGGAATTGCAACCAACACATATCACCAAGCAATCCTAGCTCAAATTTGCATAGGAGTACCCAATTGCGCCACGGAGTCACCAGAAGAACGCCGCTTCACCCGCCGCTTCTCGTACTCGGGGTCATCGGTGGGCAGCTCGTAACGGCACACCGGGCACGAGTTCCGGATGGCGAGCCACGGCTCGATGCACGCCCCGTGGTACAAGTGCGCGCACGGCAGCTGCGTGGCGAGCTCCCCCTGTGCAATCCCGTCCTTGCACACGGCGCAaccccgcgacgccgccgccgcctcctccccgccgccgccgaccgccaccACCTGgagccgctccaccgccgcgcgcgccgcggggggcgcccctcccgccgcggcgtccgcgaCGTGCCCCGGCAGCACCTCGAAGTCGTCCTCGTCCAGCGGCACCGGGAGCACCTCCCACCCCACGCTCCGGAAGATGTCCCCTATGTCGTCCCCCTCGTCGCCGAAGTCGAACGGCTCGTCGGAGAACCCCgattcgtcgtcgccgctgtcgaGCCCCTCCATCGCGCCGAGGATCTCCCTCTCGTCGAGGAACCCGAACACGTCGCCGTCCCCAACAAGgcccccatctcctcctgcaccaccaccaccaccaccaccagcagcgacGGCTCCGGGGGCAGGGACAGCGGCGTCGGCGATCTCCTCCCACTCGAATCCGCCCCCGACCATCTCCTCGTCGGCGAGGTCGTCCTCGAGGCAGTCCCAGAAGGGAGGGGagcgggaggagaggcggagcTCGAGGTCGATGtcggggtcggggtcggggtcggAGGCGAAGGAGAACGGGGAGCCCGGGGCGGGCGCgggggcggctagggtttcgtcgtGGTCGAaccccgccgcgtcgtcgtcgaggaggcggtggtggtggtgggggtggcgctcctcgtcctcctcctcgaccacctcggagaaggaggcgaagtaggaggaggacgaggaggagaagccggcggggtggtggtcggcggcggcgtcgaggaagaggtcgtcggcggcgatctcctcctccatgggTCGCGACCGCGTGGGAGGGAGGCGTGGCGTCCCCGTCTCGAGTTTGGTTAGGTTGGGCCCGGCGGGGTCAGTCGACTTGCGGCCTGCGCCCACTTGGTCTACCCTCTTCACGCCGCCCGCGCTGACGTCTTTCCGCCTTCGACGTCGCCCGGAAATACGCCTTCGGTGCACCGCTTACGTAGTCTCTTGTTGGTGGGACGATTCTGCTTTCTGGCCCGGCCCTGTGGCCCTGTGGGTGGGCGCCATGCCCGGTACTGTGGATTAAATCTTTTGTTCATGGGTATGTCCGACCCGAGAGGCCGAGACCCTAGCGGGCTTAGCCAGGTTTTGTATTTCGTTCATGGGTAACCTATGTCCTACCTGGCCCTGGGTTTTGTAAAATACTCCTGATATATATGTTAGGTGGATATTTATAGTCAGCTGAAACCCTATAGAGAGAAAGACAGTCAATTCCCCGATCATAGTCTCCACCTCTCCCACTGTTGTAAAATTTCCTTTGCTATGTTGAAGACCGTTGATTATTATTCATATGTTGCTCAACCTACTAGGTTACCCATGCCCGCCTGGTATGAATTGAATATGGGTATAGGTATTGGTTTCTATTCACTAGTGTTTTCAGGTGTGTTCCTGCTCTCCATCCATGCCCGATCTGGCCATTACCATACCTACTTGAAATAAAGTCTAATTTTCACAAGGAGTTGATCAAATTTTCGTCAAGTGCAAAAGTAGAAGGATTTTGCAATATACTTGTAGGCTGTAgttacctcttttttttttgaacgttCAACGGGTGGAAATGGTGGTAGAAATTCCAAACTGGCCCGCGCTAGATCCTGATTTGTATCAACTGAATTGACTGGGAATTGTAATTAAGGTAAACCAGACCATAGGAATCTTCTGATGAAGTCAATCAGAGAGGATTGAAAAAAGTATGTGCATCCAAACAACTTGAATGGCTCTTTTGTTCTATCATCCATCAGCTCTTGTCCTACAATTCTCTTTCACTTGCATTTTCTTTCGTTCTGAGGTGGAATCGAACCCGTTCATCTTCAGCGCAAGGGCGCTCGATCAGTGAGCTATTACGCACTCTTTAAAGGGTGGCTTTCTTTATCTTTCTCAATAAGAATGGCTACCACCTACTGCTGGATCTTCACCTTCTGGAGTTCTTTCATGAACAGGATATGTAACTAATGAAGCAGCaaaattcttttattttagataaaagaAACTTTTCTTCTATCTAAAATAAAAGAATGTGCCATTCTATCCAAATCCAATTGCCCATTCACAAGGACTCGATTCTATGTCCAAACAAGACCAGGAACCAATTCGAATTTGGATCTTGGTCACATTACCAAGGCAGACTTGAGACAAAAGGATTCGGGACTTGGAAGCTCATACCTAAGCAGGGTAGTTATTGATTGCGCGTTGCCATTTCACTAACGAGATTTTCTGACTATGCAGATCCATAACGAACTGTCCAACTCACAATTGGAAACGGTAAAACCAGTTGAAAACAACAGTGGAGATGATTCCATTGTTTTGAATATGTGAACACATGTTTGTTGTAGTATGGCGTTTTTTTTGGGCAATTGTTTATTTGACCCCATTTTAAATTGTAATTGCCGATTTGGCCCTACATTTTGaactttgcttatttgacccttcTTTTTGAGTACGAAACTTCCGTCTAACCCTCTTTCACTGACTCCGTTAGGgttcaatttaaaaaaaaaaagaaaatctttccAGAGTTCCTAATGGCGAAAATACCCTCCAAATCCCAAACCCtattctactctctctctctctctcactcgtgCATTCCTCACGGTctcacctctctctcactcgtgtgtgcggtggcggcggcgagtacgcatgcggcgacggtggctgagggggtggcggcggcggcgagctgagggggcggcggcgcgtccggTCCGAGTCAGCGCCCGCTCGTTgtggtggagggcggcggcggcggcgcgtccggTCCGGGTCGGCGCCGATCtgaggggcgcggcggcgccgatctgtgcagggaggcggcggcgagctgaggaggcggcggcggcatgatgTACAGCCCCGCCGGC from Oryza glaberrima chromosome 6, OglaRS2, whole genome shotgun sequence includes these protein-coding regions:
- the LOC127775520 gene encoding uncharacterized protein LOC127775520; amino-acid sequence: MEEEIAADDLFLDAAADHHPAGFSSSSSSYFASFSEVVEEEDEERHPHHHHRLLDDDAAGFDHDETLAAPAPAPGSPFSFASDPDPDPDIDLELRLSSRSPPFWDCLEDDLADEEMVGGGFEWEEIADAAVPAPGAVAAGGGGGGGAGGDGGLVGDGDVFGFLDEREILGAMEGLDSGDDESGFSDEPFDFGDEGDDIGDIFRSVGWEVLPVPLDEDDFEVLPGHVADAAAGGAPPAARAAVERLQVVAVGGGGEEAAAASRGCAVCKDGIAQGELATQLPCAHLYHGACIEPWLAIRNSCPVCRYELPTDDPEYEKRRVKRRSSGDSVAQLGTPMQI